A stretch of Carya illinoinensis cultivar Pawnee chromosome 14, C.illinoinensisPawnee_v1, whole genome shotgun sequence DNA encodes these proteins:
- the LOC122294475 gene encoding heterogeneous nuclear ribonucleoprotein Q-like isoform X2, whose translation MPPRVAKRGAASAGQKRTPRASRGTSKAQTQLPEAPVEESVKVEDVPTPVVEEVKIVEKPLVLDLEREPEPEENGSGPMKKEEVKESVDDYEKDERLELEDNDPEYEPEEYGGVDYDEKGIEQEDVQEVGDDGDEEHEEDVGEEEEEEEEEGEGEEEGDMVEEEDVHEELTGEEDGEHAGEEQEHATLVDADEEEHHEVVKERRKRKEFEVFVGGLDKDATEEDLRKVFAVIGEVTEVRLMMNPQTKKNKGFAFLRFATVEQAKRAVTELKHPMINGKQCGVSPSQDSDTLFVGNICKTWTKEALKEKLKHYGVENVEDLTLVEDSNNEGMNRGFAFLEFSSHSDAMDAFKHLQKRDVVFGVDRPAKVSFADSFIDPGDEIMAQVKTVFVDGLPASWDEERVREVLRKHGEIEKIELARNMPSAKRRDFGFVTFSTHEAAVTCAKSINNQELGEGDSKAKVRARLSRPLQRGRGKHVGRGDFRSSRGAGRVARSSWIRPSLHTLPVHGVRRFGSRVPPASMKRPSGLRDRRHVLSMPTRGRPMAPPVRPYDRRAPVPSYPKSNLRREYSRRDELPPPRSRAAAYYGPRAIPERHQSYRDDYTVRGPGYSDLPRTTSRPAARRAYVDDGYGQRFERAPPPPSYHEGRARDYDSISGSKRPYAALDDVPPRYADSGVRQSRARLDYEYGASASQYGDAYGDRLGRSNLGYGSGRTSASSQDSHGLYSNRQGSSYGGGSFSGNDVGGAYSSSYGGDYVSRGSDVGGSSYSSMYSGRGVGGSSSYMGGTGGSGSYY comes from the exons ATGCCTCCACGTGTGGCGAAGAGGGGCGCGGCTTCGGCGGGGCAGAAGAGAACGCCGAGAGCTAGTAGAGGGACTTCGAAGGCCCAGACTCAGCTGCCGGAGGCCCCGGTAGAAGAGTCGGTGAAGGTCGAGGATGTCCCGACTCCGGTCGTGGAGGAAGTCAAGATCGTGGAAAAGCCACTTGTGCTGGATCTCGAACGGGAGCCGGAACCGGAAGAGAACGGGTCGGGTCCCATGAAAA AAGAGGAGGTGAAGGAGTCTGTAGATGATTATGAAAAAGATGAACGGTTGGAACTGGAGGATAATGACCCTGAATATGAACCTGAAGAATATGGTGGGGTTGATTATGATGAGAAGGGAATAGAACAAGAGGATGTTCAGGAGGTGGGAGATGACGGGGATGAAGAACATGAGGAGGATgttggtgaagaagaagaagaagaagaagaagaaggagaaggagaagaagagggtGATATGGTTGAGGAGGAAGATGTTCATGAAGAACTTACAGGCGAAGAGGATGGTGAGCATGCTGGCGAGGAGCAAGAGCATGCTACACTGGTTGATGCAGACGAAGAGGAGCACCATGAAGTTGTGAAAGAGAGACGCAAACGTAAAGAGTTTGAAGTGTTTGTTGGTGGCTTGGACAAGGATGCAACTGAGGAGGATCTTAGGAAAGTTTTTGCTGTAATTGGTGAGGTTACTGAAGTCAGGCTGATGATGAATCCTCAGACTAAGAAGAATAAGGGTTTTGCATTCTTGCGTTTTGCAACTGTGGAGCAAGCAAAACGAGCTGTTACTGAGCTCAAACACCCGAtg ATTAATGGGAAACAGTGTGGTGTTAGTCCAAGTCAAGACAGTGACACCCTTTTCGTGGGTAACATATGCAAGACATGGACAAAAGAAGCC TTGAAAGAGAAGTTGAAACATTATGGGGTCGAGAATGTTGAGGATTTGACATTGGTTGAAGATAGTAACAATGAGGGAATGAATCGAGGGTTTGCTTTTTTGGAATTTTCGTCTCATTCAGATGCGATGGATGCCTTTAAGCATCTTCAGAAGAGAGATGTGGTGTTTGGAGTTGATAGGCCTGCAAAGGTTTCTTTTGCAGATTCCTTCATTGACCCTGGTGATGAAATTATGGCACAG gttaaaactgtatttgtggatgGTCTGCCTGCTTCATGGGATGAAGAGCGTGTTCGAGAGGTTCTTAGGAAACACGGAGAGATTGAAAAGATTGAGCTCGCCCGTAATATGCCATCTGCCAAGCGAAGGGACTTTGGCTTTGTCACATTTTCCACTCATGAGGCTGCAGTGACATGTGCTAAAAGCATTAACAATCAGGAGTTGGGTGAAGGAGACAGCAAG GCTAAAGTTAGGGCCAGATTGTCAAGACCACTTCAGAGAGGCAGAGGAAAGCATGTTGGTCGTGGAGATTTCCGATCAAGTCGTGGGGCTGGAAGAGTTGCGAGGAGTTCTTGGATTCGTCCATCACTACATACTCTGCCTGTACATGGAGTAAGAAGATTTGGAAGTCGTGTCCCACCAGCCAGCATGAAAAGACCTAGTGGTTTAAGAGATAGACGCCATGTTCTGTCCATGCCAACAAGAGGCAGGCCCATGGCTCCTCCAGTTAGGCCCTATGACAGGAGAGCACCTG TTCCTTCATACCCGAAAAGTAACTTGAGGAGGGAATATAGTCGGCGTGATGAGCTTCCTCCTCCAAGGAGCAGAGCTGCTGCATATTATGGTCCTAGGGCCATCCCAGAGAGACACCAATCATATAGAGATGACTACACTGTGCGTGGTCCTGGTTACTCTGATCTTCCTAGAACTACATCACGCCCTGCTGCAAGGAGAGCTTATGTGGATGATGGCTATGGCCAAAGGTTTGAAAGAGCTCCTCCTCCTCCAAGTTACCATGAGGGACGTGCCCGTGATTATGACTCCATTTCTGGGTCAAAGCGTCCATATGCTGCACTG GACGACGTGCCCCCACGTTATGCTGATTCGGGAGTCCGCCAATCTAGGGCTCGCTTGGACTATGAATATGGGGCCAGTGCTTCTCAATAtggagatgcttatggtgaTAG GCTTGGAAGATCTAATCTAGGATATGGCAGTGGCAGAACTTCTGCTTCTAGTCAGGATTCACATGGGCTTTATAGCAATCGTCAAGGCTCGAGTTATGGAGGAG GCTCTTTCAGTGGCAATGACGTTGGTGGAGCTTACTCATCGAGCTATGGTGGTGATTATGTGTCCCGTGGAAGTGAT GTTGGTGGTAGCTCTTACTCATCAATGTACTCTGGTCGTGGTGTGGGGGGCAGTAGCAGTTACATGGGGGGAACTGGTGGTTCTGGCTCATATTATTGA
- the LOC122294475 gene encoding heterogeneous nuclear ribonucleoprotein Q-like isoform X1, with protein MPPRVAKRGAASAGQKRTPRASRGTSKAQTQLPEAPVEESVKVEDVPTPVVEEVKIVEKPLVLDLEREPEPEENGSGPMKIEEEVKESVDDYEKDERLELEDNDPEYEPEEYGGVDYDEKGIEQEDVQEVGDDGDEEHEEDVGEEEEEEEEEGEGEEEGDMVEEEDVHEELTGEEDGEHAGEEQEHATLVDADEEEHHEVVKERRKRKEFEVFVGGLDKDATEEDLRKVFAVIGEVTEVRLMMNPQTKKNKGFAFLRFATVEQAKRAVTELKHPMINGKQCGVSPSQDSDTLFVGNICKTWTKEALKEKLKHYGVENVEDLTLVEDSNNEGMNRGFAFLEFSSHSDAMDAFKHLQKRDVVFGVDRPAKVSFADSFIDPGDEIMAQVKTVFVDGLPASWDEERVREVLRKHGEIEKIELARNMPSAKRRDFGFVTFSTHEAAVTCAKSINNQELGEGDSKAKVRARLSRPLQRGRGKHVGRGDFRSSRGAGRVARSSWIRPSLHTLPVHGVRRFGSRVPPASMKRPSGLRDRRHVLSMPTRGRPMAPPVRPYDRRAPVPSYPKSNLRREYSRRDELPPPRSRAAAYYGPRAIPERHQSYRDDYTVRGPGYSDLPRTTSRPAARRAYVDDGYGQRFERAPPPPSYHEGRARDYDSISGSKRPYAALDDVPPRYADSGVRQSRARLDYEYGASASQYGDAYGDRLGRSNLGYGSGRTSASSQDSHGLYSNRQGSSYGGGSFSGNDVGGAYSSSYGGDYVSRGSDVGGSSYSSMYSGRGVGGSSSYMGGTGGSGSYY; from the exons ATGCCTCCACGTGTGGCGAAGAGGGGCGCGGCTTCGGCGGGGCAGAAGAGAACGCCGAGAGCTAGTAGAGGGACTTCGAAGGCCCAGACTCAGCTGCCGGAGGCCCCGGTAGAAGAGTCGGTGAAGGTCGAGGATGTCCCGACTCCGGTCGTGGAGGAAGTCAAGATCGTGGAAAAGCCACTTGTGCTGGATCTCGAACGGGAGCCGGAACCGGAAGAGAACGGGTCGGGTCCCATGAAAA TAGAAGAGGAGGTGAAGGAGTCTGTAGATGATTATGAAAAAGATGAACGGTTGGAACTGGAGGATAATGACCCTGAATATGAACCTGAAGAATATGGTGGGGTTGATTATGATGAGAAGGGAATAGAACAAGAGGATGTTCAGGAGGTGGGAGATGACGGGGATGAAGAACATGAGGAGGATgttggtgaagaagaagaagaagaagaagaagaaggagaaggagaagaagagggtGATATGGTTGAGGAGGAAGATGTTCATGAAGAACTTACAGGCGAAGAGGATGGTGAGCATGCTGGCGAGGAGCAAGAGCATGCTACACTGGTTGATGCAGACGAAGAGGAGCACCATGAAGTTGTGAAAGAGAGACGCAAACGTAAAGAGTTTGAAGTGTTTGTTGGTGGCTTGGACAAGGATGCAACTGAGGAGGATCTTAGGAAAGTTTTTGCTGTAATTGGTGAGGTTACTGAAGTCAGGCTGATGATGAATCCTCAGACTAAGAAGAATAAGGGTTTTGCATTCTTGCGTTTTGCAACTGTGGAGCAAGCAAAACGAGCTGTTACTGAGCTCAAACACCCGAtg ATTAATGGGAAACAGTGTGGTGTTAGTCCAAGTCAAGACAGTGACACCCTTTTCGTGGGTAACATATGCAAGACATGGACAAAAGAAGCC TTGAAAGAGAAGTTGAAACATTATGGGGTCGAGAATGTTGAGGATTTGACATTGGTTGAAGATAGTAACAATGAGGGAATGAATCGAGGGTTTGCTTTTTTGGAATTTTCGTCTCATTCAGATGCGATGGATGCCTTTAAGCATCTTCAGAAGAGAGATGTGGTGTTTGGAGTTGATAGGCCTGCAAAGGTTTCTTTTGCAGATTCCTTCATTGACCCTGGTGATGAAATTATGGCACAG gttaaaactgtatttgtggatgGTCTGCCTGCTTCATGGGATGAAGAGCGTGTTCGAGAGGTTCTTAGGAAACACGGAGAGATTGAAAAGATTGAGCTCGCCCGTAATATGCCATCTGCCAAGCGAAGGGACTTTGGCTTTGTCACATTTTCCACTCATGAGGCTGCAGTGACATGTGCTAAAAGCATTAACAATCAGGAGTTGGGTGAAGGAGACAGCAAG GCTAAAGTTAGGGCCAGATTGTCAAGACCACTTCAGAGAGGCAGAGGAAAGCATGTTGGTCGTGGAGATTTCCGATCAAGTCGTGGGGCTGGAAGAGTTGCGAGGAGTTCTTGGATTCGTCCATCACTACATACTCTGCCTGTACATGGAGTAAGAAGATTTGGAAGTCGTGTCCCACCAGCCAGCATGAAAAGACCTAGTGGTTTAAGAGATAGACGCCATGTTCTGTCCATGCCAACAAGAGGCAGGCCCATGGCTCCTCCAGTTAGGCCCTATGACAGGAGAGCACCTG TTCCTTCATACCCGAAAAGTAACTTGAGGAGGGAATATAGTCGGCGTGATGAGCTTCCTCCTCCAAGGAGCAGAGCTGCTGCATATTATGGTCCTAGGGCCATCCCAGAGAGACACCAATCATATAGAGATGACTACACTGTGCGTGGTCCTGGTTACTCTGATCTTCCTAGAACTACATCACGCCCTGCTGCAAGGAGAGCTTATGTGGATGATGGCTATGGCCAAAGGTTTGAAAGAGCTCCTCCTCCTCCAAGTTACCATGAGGGACGTGCCCGTGATTATGACTCCATTTCTGGGTCAAAGCGTCCATATGCTGCACTG GACGACGTGCCCCCACGTTATGCTGATTCGGGAGTCCGCCAATCTAGGGCTCGCTTGGACTATGAATATGGGGCCAGTGCTTCTCAATAtggagatgcttatggtgaTAG GCTTGGAAGATCTAATCTAGGATATGGCAGTGGCAGAACTTCTGCTTCTAGTCAGGATTCACATGGGCTTTATAGCAATCGTCAAGGCTCGAGTTATGGAGGAG GCTCTTTCAGTGGCAATGACGTTGGTGGAGCTTACTCATCGAGCTATGGTGGTGATTATGTGTCCCGTGGAAGTGAT GTTGGTGGTAGCTCTTACTCATCAATGTACTCTGGTCGTGGTGTGGGGGGCAGTAGCAGTTACATGGGGGGAACTGGTGGTTCTGGCTCATATTATTGA